The Apium graveolens cultivar Ventura chromosome 3, ASM990537v1, whole genome shotgun sequence sequence attaacatggtatcagagctcggTTTAGGGACCTTAAGGTTTTAGTGCGACTGGTTACTTAACATGGTGGACAGGGAATCTTTTGGGTTATGGTGGACTACATCAACTGATCTCACCTAAGAaagataattttttaaatttgaaGTCTGGTAAGATGGTCTTGATGTTCTCAGTAGGCAAACATTAAGATAAAATGCCATGTCTTTATCAACTTACTGGCATCAAGTTTATGATGTCTGTTCTTATATAAAGAACATAGGTCAGACATAAGTTCTACAAGTTTATGATCTGATTGTGTGTGTGTTGCTTGGCAGACCACACTCCATAGAGAGCAGCTCCGAGAATTGGTAGGGGTTAAGTTATCGATAGTGTACAGTTCTGATCTTAGTCGCCAGGTATTTCTGGAATCCCCGTAGCTACAAATGGCTCCGGATGGTGGTGTTTGCAAACAAGTCGTAGAGTCTCACCCAAAACATGTGAAATATGATGTTGGAATGGGAAAGATGGAGAGGAATAACACTCTTATAAAGAGTGCCATTGTGCTTGGTGAAAAGCACAGAGTTCCTTCAATCAATGGAGTGCATGAGCTTCTTGAATGTCCCGTCTGCACGAGTTTAATGTACCCTCCAATTTACCAGGTATGTTCTTATTTCAGATTTTCACTGAGACACATAGAAAAGAAAGCTCACTTCCTGATCTGGTGCTAAAAGTGTTAGAATAGCGAGACTACTACATCTAACCAGAGTGAGTGTCTAACTTGCTTTAACGAGATGCCTAATTGGCTAATTCAGTATCCGCCTGCAAATAAGTGTTCTCAATATTTGTATTGAAGTTCAAATTGTATTAACATTAACAACACGATAAATAATGTGCGTTACTCCAACTTTTTGTTTCACTTTGAGTACCTGTGTCGGATACTCTGGCTGTGTGACACATAACGCGCAGCCAGTTGAAGTTCTACTTACCTCCCTTTTTGATGTAATTCCTTCAGTGCCCAGATGGCCATACTTTATGCTCAGACTGCAAAATTAGAGTGCATAATTGCTGCCCAAGTTGCCGTCTCGAGCTTGGAAATATCAGGTGTCTGGCATTGGAGAAAGTAGCTGAATCACTGGAACTTCCCTGCAGATACCAAAGTCTTGGCTGCCATGATATGTTTCTGTACTATAGCAAGGTGAAGCACGAGCAACACTGCCGGTTCCGTCCCTATAATTGTCCCTATGCTGGGTCTGAATGTTCCGTAACAGGTGACATCCCAGCCCTTGTTGCGCATCTGAAAGATGATCACAATGTTGACATGCATGATGGATGTACATTTAACCATCGTTATGTCAAAGCAAACCCGCACGAAGTTGAAAATGCCACATGGATGCTTACCGTAAGTTTCAATTTTTGATCAGCATCAAGTATGATTCAATCTTGCTTTCTAGTGTAAATGAGAAAAATTACGTAAAATTATCCAAACCTGACCTACATGTATTGCCATTTAGGTCTTCAACTGTTATGGACGACAGTTTTGCTTGCATTTTGAAGCTTTTCAGCTGGGCTCAGCACCGGTCTACACATCATTCTTACGATTTATGGGCGAGGACAGTGAGGAGAAAGATTTCGGATACTCTTTGGAAGTTGGTGGATATGGACGCAAGTTATCATGGCAAGGTGTACCGAGAAGTATCCGTGATAGTCACAGGAAGGTTCGGGACAGCCTAGACGGGCTCATCATTCCTCGAAATTTGGCTCTCTTCTTTTCAGGCGGGGACAGGGAAGAGCTTAAATTGAGAGTCACTGGTCGCATATGGAAAGAACAGTAGAATATCCTCAGGTGTTGGGATGGTCCGTGAATCGTGGACATTATGAATATATATAATGGCATGGAAAAAACTTTGTTAAACTGCTGTAGAAAAGCGAATATCACGAGGGCTATGTATTATATTCAACATCTATATTGCAGCAGAAATATTTCTTATGGTAACTTTGGAAACTTTTTGAAGCATACGCAAGTCACAGGTTTCTATCAGAAAAAAGGTGGCATAATACAAAGTAAACCATCTGATTTTCTATCAGGACAAGGTAGCATAGTACAAAGTAAACTATCTCAAGGAGCAGTACCCAGGATGTAGCACAACCTAACAATTTCTCTATAAACTATCTTTACCGGTTCTCTTCATTCTTCTATATTTCCCATATTGGACCTGCATACACGCAATGCAAGTTATTACTTACAATACCAAAAAGGTATCAACTATCCATTTAGACTAATCAAAACAATATCTAAAAAACTTAAGATATAGACGAGACATTTGTACAAGTAATAGTTAGATTTGAAGAAGTAAGCCATAAACTATAAGCCTAAATTATAACATTCATTTCTTCATTAGAATTTTATTCAAGCTTTAGAGGTTTATTTGATCTTTTGTTGAAGTCTAGAGAATTTAAAATGGAGTTTCAATTGAGTTCTATTGGAATCAAACTTTATTTAGTTCCAAAAATACCTCTAATCCAATACCTGTGAATTTTTACGGAAAACTGCCGGGATGCAAAATGAATATACTTTAAAAGTTACTGAACAGAACTGCATGATTGCAAACTACATGTACTAATGCCAATATCTCTGATATTTATTGGGCATTCAACGTGCAATTTACTCTAAAAAAATTCTTTACCGGTCAGAATTATGCAAATCTTGTCCACTCGGTGTGTACTTGTGTCATCCTAGCTGTGAACAACTCACACATACATGTACGTAATCCCTTTCTTTAGATGATGAATCTTTCAATTTGCACTTAGTAAAAAACTGCTTCTTAAATGAATCAAGAAATAATACAATTTCGAGTGAAGATATATTATGTAGACTCTTCAACTTATTTAAGATTCATAATGTAAGGAATGATTTGCTGTCATTATTTAGTATCTCCTCGGTGCTCAAGAAAAGGGTATACAAACCAAAAAAAGGAGTGCAAAGTTGCAAGCCAAAGAATATGAAAGCACCATAATCAGTGTCTGAAAAAGCTTAGAAACTCACACTGCATCATCCACGTCTTGTTCGGGGCTTGCAGCGGAATTCAGCTAACAGCGCTATGTGATCAGAGGACCACTCTGGAGAAGGAAGTGCTGTATCTTTTCTTAAGCTATCCTCATCCAAAAGCTCTAACAAAGATTCTACTGTTAAAGAGTCCGCTGCAGGCCAATAAATCAATTGATTCAGTTCACATCTCAATGATAAATACTATACTTAATCAAATGCTAAAGAAAAAATATCACTCCACATATTAATTGCACATTTAGGATTTCTTATGATTTGTATGAGAAGCAAATAGAGAGTTGCGGCAACTTAAAGTTGGGATAGAGGGAGCAGATGCCATTGGTAAGTCAAAACCAAGGAAAAGAGAGAGCCAGTATACCTGAGTAAAATATGTAATCGAGAGTACCAATAAAGTCTCTAGTGCAGTTTGTGAACAAAGGCTCATTTGTGCCCGGATCCATCCTCCTTTTTTGCTGCTCAAATCCAAGACCAGCTCCAATTCTAGCAAAAGACGAGTATGCACTGACCTGTAGTAAAAAGCAAAGTGTGATCATTATAAAACATGACATATATAGAATGCAAGTTGTAACACATCTTCAACAAACATTCTGCCATAAAGTGATTTATATCAACATATAATAACCCAGACAGCAAAGTGTCCAAGCAATAAGCAGGGAAACAACGAATACCAATGGCAACTGATGCAAGAGCTTGTTGGCAGGGCGCAATATTCCTAGAGGGTCCACAGCCAGCTCTGGGTGCAAAGGATCTACTTTTCCCAATGCCAGAAGTGCATGAGGAGCACTGTAATGAagtaaaaaaatcaaaacaattAAATTGTGATGAATAAAATCACCGAGCCTTTAAACTAATACAAAATGCTGAGATTCAAGTAATGAATTTAGTATTTTCAAGCACATAACATACCTTCCAGGCACTGAATTGAAATCCCCACATACCAACATGGGGATGTCGGCACTGGCAGCTATCTTTTCTAACCCTTTCAAGAGAGTGTGGACCTGATAACACACAAAATCAAGAAAGAAACAGTTACGATGAACTCAACAAACCAATAAAGAGAGGTACACGCATCAACAAAAACCTGCCAAATCTTGACATCCTTCAGATCCTGATGGATATTCACATGCGTATTGGCCtacaaattataaaatttataagcATTAGCGCACAACAGACAGAAGATAGTAAAAAGTAacactatatatattatattatccAAAGCACTATACAAGAACATATTTATACACAATAAGAGCTTTAACATTTTCAACTTTGAGAAAGGATCGACTGCATTTGAGGTTGTGAGATCTTCTGAAAGATTTTCACCACACTGGGGGTCACTAGGCCAAGGAGGCTTCAGGGCTTGCtaatatttctatttcttttttaaCAACCAAAAGTTCGATTAGAACCTTGACACGTTtaataattatatcatttacaatAACAAACATAAGAGTTCTCTATCTAAAAGGAATAAACAGTATGTTATACGGGCGAAACCCTGACTAGAAACGTACAATCTCTAAAAAAGACACTAGTACATCTATCATCAGCACAGAAACCTAGTAAAAAGCAACAAGTTAGGGCAAGATAGAAACTGTTTTGTTAGCTAAAACTTGTAACTGAATTGACAAGTAGGTTATTCTCAGCTTAAGAGAATGCAGAAATGTACAAGCCAGCATCTGGAATCAATGACATTCATAGGATCTATGTTACTCCGACTCTTCTGTTTTGGGTGCCGTACCCGTGTCGGACACGACACTTATTTCCGTGTCAGATACTTTGCTAAAATGTGGAAACTTGGACCAATTTAAAGATCAAATATGAATCAAACTTATGATTCAAATTAAATATGTAAGAAAAAAGAAAGAAGCAAGAATGAGACTGAAGTAAAGAGACGCATAATTTGCAAAGTCCTTTACAGAATCATATATATTCTATGTTTCATCGTTACTTTCTGTTAAGATGTCCAACTTTTGTAACTTAATATATTATGTCGTGTCCCCGTACCGTGTCCAAATATGGGACAATGTCCCCACCCCAGTTCACAAATTTATTCAAGTTCATAACTCAGATATGTGTTGTGTCTAACACTCTGTACCCGAGTCAGAGCAACATAGAATGAAATCGCTCTTATTGGCCTGATGGCCATAAGATTTCTCCACACAATCCGTAGAGATTATAGAACCATCATCGGAAGGTTTTGTGAGTTGTGGTCTCTGTccttttttcttttcctttcatTCCCCTTGTATTTATCTCTTACTCAGACAAGTTAATGAGTCATTGAAACAGATGCTTGAGAGGATGACACCTGGAAAAAGCATGAGGTGCTACGGGGAGGTGAAGCTGCAGATACTAACATAGGCCGAAGGGGTTCCTAAGACATATAGTTCATCAAAAAACGGCAATGTATTTCTATGCTGGTTTGCTGCTTTATTTTAACATTTATAATTAGGTTGTAGCCATCCCAGGGAAAGTTGGTCGTAGGGAAATCTAGTGTCTAAAGTTGATGCCATCATGGCCCAACCATCATAATAGAGAAATTATTTTACGTTTTAGaaaaaggaatccaaaaaacATTAAATTATTTAAAACTTCATGTTTAGCAAAATAAAATAAGCTACGAACAAATCACAATGACATATATAGGTATTGCATGACAACTGTCAAGGCTTCACAAGTTGAATCCAAAGATTGATCCAGCTCAAACAAAAATGGGCTTCCTAAAGCTGGATACAAGAGAAATCTAATGACAGGTAAAATATAAATACAAGAACTCAAATGGGATTTGAGATGCGACTGGAAGCAATGTTAGTAAATGTTTCACTTGATTACATTCAGTACACCTAAATGAACAACACATGGACAAGTTTTTATTCATTACTCATAATTAACATCAATGAAGTGTACTGGATGGAAGTAGGCCATAGTTGTTAAGGCTTCGCCTAGGCGGTAAAAAACGGGTAGACGTCTGACCCGTCTTCCTTTTTAGTGGGTAGGTAACGCATAGGGTCGTCTTGGCGGCTAGGCGACCGCCTAATCCGTCCAAAGCCGCCTAGGCGGTCTTTTTGACATGGGCCGATTTTGTCCTAGTCCAGCCCATTCTATTTTAGGCCAGTCCAACCCAGTTTCATATTTAACTTATAAGATGACTCGCTTGCTACAGCGAGTCACTACTTAACCCTAATCAACCATCGAGACAAAGAGCAGCGATCCATTAGGTATTCTTCTTCTTCATTCTaatctcttatatatatatattcttcttttctctttttttccttctcttttcttttactATTTTACAACgatgatgaagatattgaagatgATTATGGTGAAACACCAAGTTCAAGACTAAGATAGCCTGGAAATAAAAACCTCCCTGATCTCGATGATCTTATCTAGTTTAGCTAAAGTAGTTGCTTGATTCGTATGCATCGCTTACTCTATAAGACTTcacttttaaaatataattattgcTCCTCCATTTTATTATAACATATAAAATATATCCAATTTATATAGTAACCGACTAACCGTATAATCCGCCTAATGATTGTCTAGGCGAGCGCCTAACCATCTAGGCGGTAGAGAGTCGTCTAGCCTCGTCTTTACATCTTAACAAGTATAAAGTAGGCGAATAGTAAGGATATGAATCCTAAAAGAAGAGCCCACATATGTATCAGACTCAATACAGACACAAGGTAGGCACTGTGTACTTACCACACAGACAAGCTGACGCTTCCCAGGATTATCAACCCCCTGATTACTGAACTTCGCTTCAAGAACCACAATCAGTGCGACATTGTCCTAAAACACATTCGGATTTAATTAAATTGGACAAAGCAAACAAATGGGCAAAGCAAACAGATTACTTTAACCAGCATACCTTGACCAAACGGCTAAGAGCAGATCTCCTCTGAGCATTAGGAACCAAAGCATCAATCAAAGACTGTGCAGCTTTGTTGAACTCAACCTAGCACATAAATAATTTAAGTTATGTATTCCACTGATATGTAAAAAGCAGGGGTGCGGCACCCGACTGAAGAACTGCGCACTAAATACGTCGGGGGTGCGGCTGGATACGCACGGGATGCGCCAGATGGCGTGTCTCCGTATTTTGCATATCTGATTCGTTGGGGTGCGGGAAGGGCAGTTTCGTTGACTTTAAATCAGCACAGAGACTACGGCTTTTACTAACAATCGATATCAATTGGAAACCCTAATTCTCTGAGAGCAGTGAGAGCAGGAGAAGAGAAGAGATGATTGAGGCGACTTAAACGTGGGTGAAGTCTGTGTGTATCGTATGTATACATATGATATGGGATTGGGTTAATTGACTGTTGGAAAGAAAGAAATGTCTTGGGGTCTGTTGGTTTAGTTAATAGgctatttaatttatttttttaatttctttaaTTGTAATTGGTAATTaatttacttattaattattatttgtaCCCTACAATTTGTTAGGTGCTGCACATGTGTGCGTGGACAGTAGCCAGCTAGCATAACTCACTGactactatttttcaatctttTAATTATTAAGAATGCATTTGGCTTTTAGAATATTGAACTTATTTATTTGAATTTGAATGCAACTCTTGGATCATATGTATATACattgtatataatatttaaattatatataaaatatatattttaatatttgcCGTATCCCCCCGCACCCGAATCCCCATATTTTTAAATTTGCCGAATTTCCGTATCCGCGCACTGCGCACCTGCACTTCCACACCCGCACCCTTGCTTCTTAGCTAAAGACAAGCACAGTTTTTCCTTACCTCATATTTTTTGACATGTGAAAATCTATCTCTGCGGAAAAAAGTGGCACAGCCATCAATGGTATTCCCATTGCCACTAAAAACCTGCATTTGGTACATAcaatgtcagtgagtgactttACCAGTGATATAACAGCAAATAACTAAGATTTATTAACAAGCAACCTCAGCTGTTTTTCTTTTGAACAGCGCTTGGTACCCATGTTTGTCCAGCTCAGGGGCAAAAAATTCCTCAAAATGGTCGCTTTGAACCTGAAAAGCAGGTAGATTAGAAAATATACTAGTCAGACCCAGAAGTCACTAGGAACATTTAACATTACATGTCGTTATAAGCAGCATTAGGTTAAACATTGTATTACACCTACATGCAAGATCAAACTAATAATATGATAATACAAAAGTAAACAATGACCTCTGAAGTACTTCCCATCCAACATTCCAACCAACACAAtaacttaaaataattttgttaGAACTTCTAGAAGGGGATTTCACTTTCACAATGAATTTAAACAATAGCCTAAATTTATTATTTACCTCTTGAAGGCAAACAATGTCTGCACGATAACCAACTATTTCTCTTAACAAATTCTGCCTACGGTATGGCCATGAAAGAGCCCAAGAAGGGCAATAACTGTACAACTCAGTTGAAGCATATACATCTGCTAAGATGTTGTAAGAAAGCACAGTAAAAGTTCCTGAAGATGATAAACGACCATCTAAATCAAGATGACCTGTCACGTCAACTCCACTGACTGAAATCAAGCGACGTGGAGTAGGAGATGGAGCTGGAATAACACGAGATGTTAATATAGTGTTGACATGCCCTGCTGGTAATTTCGTTTCTGCATCTACCACAACACACTCAAACTTAAGTACATGACCGATATCATCTGCTGTTGGTGTATAAGTTTTAGCATATCCAACTTCAAACCATGTTTCCCCACCATTCCTTTGTGCAACTGCAGCAGGATATAGAGGAGTCGTCCCATTTGACAGGCTAGAATTAGACTGTGAACCAGCTAGCCCACTAGATCCGGTGCTATTAAAGCGTCCAAATAGTTCTTCTTCTTCATTTCCATTTTCATTTACAGCACTAGCAGCACGCTCATGTAGAACACGATGATGTTGCCATGCATCGGAAAAACATTTAG is a genomic window containing:
- the LOC141713695 gene encoding putative E3 ubiquitin-protein ligase SINAT1; amino-acid sequence: MAPDGGVCKQVVESHPKHVKYDVGMGKMERNNTLIKSAIVLGEKHRVPSINGVHELLECPVCTSLMYPPIYQCPDGHTLCSDCKIRVHNCCPSCRLELGNIRCLALEKVAESLELPCRYQSLGCHDMFLYYSKVKHEQHCRFRPYNCPYAGSECSVTGDIPALVAHLKDDHNVDMHDGCTFNHRYVKANPHEVENATWMLTVFNCYGRQFCLHFEAFQLGSAPVYTSFLRFMGEDSEEKDFGYSLEVGGYGRKLSWQGVPRSIRDSHRKVRDSLDGLIIPRNLALFFSGGDREELKLRVTGRIWKEQ
- the LOC141713694 gene encoding carbon catabolite repressor protein 4 homolog 1-like, yielding MLTVLRVHLPSDIPIVGCELTPYVLLRRPDKSVSTDDVNEFLPVDGHFLRYKWYRIQSDKKVAICSVHPSEQATLQCTGCVKAKIPVGKSYHCSSKCFSDAWQHHRVLHERAASAVNENGNEEEELFGRFNSTGSSGLAGSQSNSSLSNGTTPLYPAAVAQRNGGETWFEVGYAKTYTPTADDIGHVLKFECVVVDAETKLPAGHVNTILTSRVIPAPSPTPRRLISVSGVDVTGHLDLDGRLSSSGTFTVLSYNILADVYASTELYSYCPSWALSWPYRRQNLLREIVGYRADIVCLQEVQSDHFEEFFAPELDKHGYQALFKRKTAEVFSGNGNTIDGCATFFRRDRFSHVKKYEVEFNKAAQSLIDALVPNAQRRSALSRLVKDNVALIVVLEAKFSNQGVDNPGKRQLVCVANTHVNIHQDLKDVKIWQVHTLLKGLEKIAASADIPMLVCGDFNSVPGSAPHALLALGKVDPLHPELAVDPLGILRPANKLLHQLPLVSAYSSFARIGAGLGFEQQKRRMDPGTNEPLFTNCTRDFIGTLDYIFYSADSLTVESLLELLDEDSLRKDTALPSPEWSSDHIALLAEFRCKPRTRRG